In a genomic window of Penaeus vannamei isolate JL-2024 chromosome 10, ASM4276789v1, whole genome shotgun sequence:
- the MED24 gene encoding mediator of RNA polymerase II transcription subunit 24 isoform X2, whose product MVLEPLSSSKAGTIRSLLIRAWRERWSDLQWGIHIKTVLPRAVSGDIYHLADYILQQALMGPLPNNLILSYLRHSLSSQIVSYGGVIESISKYDGLHKPHCVHALLDLMQSMMKSVSCRGKPEDCLVLATSIVGGVKWLIQVMGWSTQQLLDLRNAPELSANLSLAASILHEILNCTFLTCMLEIGRREEPGTWSTCMKKMTEVETLLAGAGTIIENKDILIKTVCQLRDIQPLDSIGSKHKFDSTSVPLCHAMHSLVMLEVITHTTRDAATFAHQLLLLQQLQGLTTMQLYLELLRSSFLGLSCPEHQAYQELKWVGFTFIKVPTILYTIHVMLNGENATGESEDLLTAVQRLAQLTILLDQVDSRINCNCLEYLLNELCNKTSLISERDAQEIITKRVKESNVLSNIQKNDAQGSHPGNPNLILRAQPTVTSILKTLSNKNQESVLPVMNLLISGKSRDLLLVAAAASGSLHIFAQKFVKFNEVSMDPQPGETSKMAINRALMFDISFLLLCHIAQLYGIDVVVSEKCETFVEQWMKENMPELGRVKAPLMTTRTDQNAVEDFIRQVNVTDLDLKYNMVPWSELCQVAAVAFREVVSAAQQGAVPIQRVKELLDRLRYHLCCLPICVATWLCSHVQVVDGEQAVQPLSFLNYLLTSFNDHDASVPTLENFKDRSTLMVQIVENMAQVMKGGAQPAVNNDSMNNSSGKSLQKEESTNSLLSSQEPLSNLLRETWKQVFPGGVITHKALATFRDLLRLGGIKWFVCDLVKTGMQSVFKSDLARAVDLIYALLHQDVVGCTLSLLVHALPMYISGPCSADLLSEPRTHALAHLAVMMIISAWLAVQQPPVKPEPGSTMSMVMGATPGGPSNYRKRTYHDRILDDLESSLQAHSVELAIARGTPGLTKDGTSLLVAVQSLLLLMTQVSRAGVVSPVTRLVVNILHELIAAPYSHTLLTLTPPALLPNLVPLLSPPDAFTYAELLAITAPKPTCQSGLAKDFIGDFIGAQTPAQAAGARRAAAKLLCVQRNLALANESFTELTL is encoded by the exons ATGGTTTTAGAGCCACTATCCAGCAGTAAGGCTGGTACCATACGCTCTCTGCTCATCCGAGCATGGCGGGAGAGATGGTCAGACCTCCAGTGGGGCATTCACATCAAAACG GTGCTGCCTCGTGCTGTGAGTGGAGACATCTACCATTTAGCCGACTACATTCTCCAACAAGCGCTCATGGGACCGCTACCAAATAATCTCATTCTTTCATATCTGAGGCATTCCCTCAGTTCACAG ATTGTATCATATGGTGGTGTGATTGAGAGCATCAGCAAGTATGATGGCCTGCACAAGCCTCATTGTGTTCATGCTCTGCTTGATCTCATGCAGTCTATGATG AAAAGTGTATCATGTAGAGGAAAGCCAGAAGATTGTCTTGTTCTGGCTACTTCTATTGTTGGTGGGGTTAAATGGTTGATACAG GTTATGGGGTGGTCAACACAGCAGCTGCTGGATCTGCGTAATGCCCCCGAACTCTCTGCCAACCTCAGCCTTGCTGCATCAATTTTGCATGAAATCCTGAACTGCACATTCCTTACCTGCATGTTGGAAATTGGCCGAAGAGAAGAACCAG GAACCTGGAGTACCTGCATGAAGAAGATGACTGAAGTAGAGACTCTTTTGGCCGGTGCTGGGACAATTATTGAAAACAAGGATATTCTCATCAAAACCGTTTG tcaACTACGTGACATCCAGCCCTTGGACAGTATAGGCAGTAAGCACAAATTTGATAGCACTTCAGTTCCATTGTGCCATGCAATGCACAGTCTAGTGATGTTGGAAGTGATCACACATACCACACGGGATGCTGCAACATTTGCTCATCAGCTTCTTCTTCTGCAACAACTTCAG gGTCTCACCACAATGCAACTGTATTTAGAATTGTTGAGATCAAGTTTCCTTGGACTGAGCTGTCCTGAGCACCAGGCATACCAAGAATTGAAGTGGGTCGGATTCACCTTCATCAAAGTTCCAACAATTTTATATACCATCCATGTTATGCTGAATG GAGAAAATGCCACAGGAGAATCTGAAGATTTACTAACAGCAGTTCAGCGTTTGGCACAATTAACAATACTGTTAGATCAAGTTGACTCTAGAATCAACTGTAATTGTCTTGAATACCTTCTGAATGAACTTTGTAACAAGACCAGCTTGATATCTGAAAGAGATGCCCAAGAAATCATTACAAAAAG GGTAAAGGAATCCAATGTCCTGTCCAATATTCAGAAGAATGATGCCCAAGGCTCTCATCCTGGTAATCCAAACCTTATCCTTCGTGCCCAGCCTACTGTCACCAGTATATTAAAGACACTCAGTAATAAGAATCAG GAATCTGTTTTACCTGTCATGAATTTGCTGATTAGTGGGAAGAGTCGAGATCTTCTGCTGGTTGCAGCTGCTGCCTCTGGCAGTCTTCATATATTTGCACAGAAGTTTGTCAAATTTAATGAAGTCAGTATG GATCCTCAGCCTGGAGAGACTTCCAAAATGGCTATCAACCGTGCTCTGATGTTTGATATTTCCTTCCTCTTGTTATGCCATATTGCACAACTTTATGGCATTGAT GTGGTTGTATCAGAAAAGTGTGAGACTTTTGTAGAACAGTGGATGAAGGAGAACATGCCGGAATTAGGCCGTGTAAAAGCACCATTGATGACCACTCGCACAGACCAAAATGCTGTTGAGGACTTCATTAGACAAGTCaatgttacagaccttgatttgaAGTACAA TATGGTGCCATGGAGTGAGTTATGTCAGGTAGCGGCAGTTGCATTTAGGGAAGTGGTGAGTGCTGCTCAACAAGGAGCAGTGCCAATACAGCGTGTGAAAGAGTTGCTTGACCGTCTTCGATATCACTTGTGCTGTCTTCCCATTTGTGTGGCCACTTGGCTCTGTTCCCATGTGCAG GTTGTGGATGGAGAGCAAGCAGTCCAGCCACTTAGCTTTTTAAACTACCTTCTGACTTCTTTTAATGATCACGATGCTTCTGTACCAACTCTTGAAAATTTCAAGGATAG ATCTACATTAATGGTGCAGATTGTCGAAAATATGGCACAGGTAATGAAAGGAGGAGCACAACCAGCAGTTAACAATGATTCCATGAACAa CAGTTCAGGGAAAAGCCTCCAGAAAGAAGAAAGTACGAACTCACTCCTCTCATCCCAGGAACCTCTGTCAAACCTGCTGAGAGAAACATGGAAGCAAGTATTCCCGGGAGGAGTCATAACACATAAAGCTCTAGCCACTTTTCGGGATCTCCTAAGGCTAGGTGGTATCAAGTGGTTTGTCTGCGACTTGGTGAAA ACTGGGATGCAGAGTGTTTTCAAGTCAGATTTGGCACGGGCAGTTGATCTCATCTATGCCCTTTTACACCAAGATGTGGTTGGTTGCACTCTGAGCTTATTGGTCCATGCTCTGCCCATGTACATATCTGGGCCTTGTTCAG ctGATTTGCTTAGTGAACCTAGAACACATGCTCTGGCCCATCTTGCCGTTATGATGATCATATCTGCTTGGTTGGCTGTTCAGCAACCTCCCGTTAAGCCTGAG CCAGGGAGTACAATGAGTATGGTAATGGGAGCCACACCTGGAGGTCCTAGCAACTACAGAAAGCGTACCTATCATGATCGCATACTGGATGACCTTGAATCAAGCTTGCAGGCACATTCTGTAGAGTTGGCAATTGCCAGAGGTACTCCAGGGTTGACAAAAGATGGGACATCACTTCTGGTTGCTGTACAGTCACTACTCTTACTCATGACACAG GTTAGCCGTGCAGGTGTTGTGAGTCCAGTAACTAGGCTTGTTGTTAACATTCTACATGAGCTCATAGCTGCCCCATACAGCCACACCCTCCTCACCCTGACTCCTCCTGCATTACTGCCTAATTTGGTGCCTCTCCTGTCACCACCGGATGCTTTCACATATGCTGAATTGTTGGCAATCACTGCTCCCAAGCCCACCTGTCAGTCTGGCCTGGCCAAGGATTTCATTGGTGATTTCATTGGTGCCCAAACCCCGGCCCAGGCTGCTGGAGCAAGAAGAGCAGCAGCCAAGCTCCTCTGTGTTCAGCGGAACCTGGCCTTGGCTAATGAATCTTTCACAGAACTGACTCTGTGA
- the MED24 gene encoding mediator of RNA polymerase II transcription subunit 24 isoform X1 has product MVLEPLSSSKAGTIRSLLIRAWRERWSDLQWGIHIKTVLPRAVSGDIYHLADYILQQALMGPLPNNLILSYLRHSLSSQIVSYGGVIESISKYDGLHKPHCVHALLDLMQSMMKSVSCRGKPEDCLVLATSIVGGVKWLIQVMGWSTQQLLDLRNAPELSANLSLAASILHEILNCTFLTCMLEIGRREEPGTWSTCMKKMTEVETLLAGAGTIIENKDILIKTVCQLRDIQPLDSIGSKHKFDSTSVPLCHAMHSLVMLEVITHTTRDAATFAHQLLLLQQLQGLTTMQLYLELLRSSFLGLSCPEHQAYQELKWVGFTFIKVPTILYTIHVMLNGENATGESEDLLTAVQRLAQLTILLDQVDSRINCNCLEYLLNELCNKTSLISERDAQEIITKRVKESNVLSNIQKNDAQGSHPGNPNLILRAQPTVTSILKTLSNKNQESVLPVMNLLISGKSRDLLLVAAAASGSLHIFAQKFVKFNEVSMDPQPGETSKMAINRALMFDISFLLLCHIAQLYGIDVVVSEKCETFVEQWMKENMPELGRVKAPLMTTRTDQNAVEDFIRQVNVTDLDLKYNMVPWSELCQVAAVAFREVVSAAQQGAVPIQRVKELLDRLRYHLCCLPICVATWLCSHVQVVDGEQAVQPLSFLNYLLTSFNDHDASVPTLENFKDRSTLMVQIVENMAQVMKGGAQPAVNNDSMNNSSSGKSLQKEESTNSLLSSQEPLSNLLRETWKQVFPGGVITHKALATFRDLLRLGGIKWFVCDLVKTGMQSVFKSDLARAVDLIYALLHQDVVGCTLSLLVHALPMYISGPCSADLLSEPRTHALAHLAVMMIISAWLAVQQPPVKPEPGSTMSMVMGATPGGPSNYRKRTYHDRILDDLESSLQAHSVELAIARGTPGLTKDGTSLLVAVQSLLLLMTQVSRAGVVSPVTRLVVNILHELIAAPYSHTLLTLTPPALLPNLVPLLSPPDAFTYAELLAITAPKPTCQSGLAKDFIGDFIGAQTPAQAAGARRAAAKLLCVQRNLALANESFTELTL; this is encoded by the exons ATGGTTTTAGAGCCACTATCCAGCAGTAAGGCTGGTACCATACGCTCTCTGCTCATCCGAGCATGGCGGGAGAGATGGTCAGACCTCCAGTGGGGCATTCACATCAAAACG GTGCTGCCTCGTGCTGTGAGTGGAGACATCTACCATTTAGCCGACTACATTCTCCAACAAGCGCTCATGGGACCGCTACCAAATAATCTCATTCTTTCATATCTGAGGCATTCCCTCAGTTCACAG ATTGTATCATATGGTGGTGTGATTGAGAGCATCAGCAAGTATGATGGCCTGCACAAGCCTCATTGTGTTCATGCTCTGCTTGATCTCATGCAGTCTATGATG AAAAGTGTATCATGTAGAGGAAAGCCAGAAGATTGTCTTGTTCTGGCTACTTCTATTGTTGGTGGGGTTAAATGGTTGATACAG GTTATGGGGTGGTCAACACAGCAGCTGCTGGATCTGCGTAATGCCCCCGAACTCTCTGCCAACCTCAGCCTTGCTGCATCAATTTTGCATGAAATCCTGAACTGCACATTCCTTACCTGCATGTTGGAAATTGGCCGAAGAGAAGAACCAG GAACCTGGAGTACCTGCATGAAGAAGATGACTGAAGTAGAGACTCTTTTGGCCGGTGCTGGGACAATTATTGAAAACAAGGATATTCTCATCAAAACCGTTTG tcaACTACGTGACATCCAGCCCTTGGACAGTATAGGCAGTAAGCACAAATTTGATAGCACTTCAGTTCCATTGTGCCATGCAATGCACAGTCTAGTGATGTTGGAAGTGATCACACATACCACACGGGATGCTGCAACATTTGCTCATCAGCTTCTTCTTCTGCAACAACTTCAG gGTCTCACCACAATGCAACTGTATTTAGAATTGTTGAGATCAAGTTTCCTTGGACTGAGCTGTCCTGAGCACCAGGCATACCAAGAATTGAAGTGGGTCGGATTCACCTTCATCAAAGTTCCAACAATTTTATATACCATCCATGTTATGCTGAATG GAGAAAATGCCACAGGAGAATCTGAAGATTTACTAACAGCAGTTCAGCGTTTGGCACAATTAACAATACTGTTAGATCAAGTTGACTCTAGAATCAACTGTAATTGTCTTGAATACCTTCTGAATGAACTTTGTAACAAGACCAGCTTGATATCTGAAAGAGATGCCCAAGAAATCATTACAAAAAG GGTAAAGGAATCCAATGTCCTGTCCAATATTCAGAAGAATGATGCCCAAGGCTCTCATCCTGGTAATCCAAACCTTATCCTTCGTGCCCAGCCTACTGTCACCAGTATATTAAAGACACTCAGTAATAAGAATCAG GAATCTGTTTTACCTGTCATGAATTTGCTGATTAGTGGGAAGAGTCGAGATCTTCTGCTGGTTGCAGCTGCTGCCTCTGGCAGTCTTCATATATTTGCACAGAAGTTTGTCAAATTTAATGAAGTCAGTATG GATCCTCAGCCTGGAGAGACTTCCAAAATGGCTATCAACCGTGCTCTGATGTTTGATATTTCCTTCCTCTTGTTATGCCATATTGCACAACTTTATGGCATTGAT GTGGTTGTATCAGAAAAGTGTGAGACTTTTGTAGAACAGTGGATGAAGGAGAACATGCCGGAATTAGGCCGTGTAAAAGCACCATTGATGACCACTCGCACAGACCAAAATGCTGTTGAGGACTTCATTAGACAAGTCaatgttacagaccttgatttgaAGTACAA TATGGTGCCATGGAGTGAGTTATGTCAGGTAGCGGCAGTTGCATTTAGGGAAGTGGTGAGTGCTGCTCAACAAGGAGCAGTGCCAATACAGCGTGTGAAAGAGTTGCTTGACCGTCTTCGATATCACTTGTGCTGTCTTCCCATTTGTGTGGCCACTTGGCTCTGTTCCCATGTGCAG GTTGTGGATGGAGAGCAAGCAGTCCAGCCACTTAGCTTTTTAAACTACCTTCTGACTTCTTTTAATGATCACGATGCTTCTGTACCAACTCTTGAAAATTTCAAGGATAG ATCTACATTAATGGTGCAGATTGTCGAAAATATGGCACAGGTAATGAAAGGAGGAGCACAACCAGCAGTTAACAATGATTCCATGAACAa TAGCAGTTCAGGGAAAAGCCTCCAGAAAGAAGAAAGTACGAACTCACTCCTCTCATCCCAGGAACCTCTGTCAAACCTGCTGAGAGAAACATGGAAGCAAGTATTCCCGGGAGGAGTCATAACACATAAAGCTCTAGCCACTTTTCGGGATCTCCTAAGGCTAGGTGGTATCAAGTGGTTTGTCTGCGACTTGGTGAAA ACTGGGATGCAGAGTGTTTTCAAGTCAGATTTGGCACGGGCAGTTGATCTCATCTATGCCCTTTTACACCAAGATGTGGTTGGTTGCACTCTGAGCTTATTGGTCCATGCTCTGCCCATGTACATATCTGGGCCTTGTTCAG ctGATTTGCTTAGTGAACCTAGAACACATGCTCTGGCCCATCTTGCCGTTATGATGATCATATCTGCTTGGTTGGCTGTTCAGCAACCTCCCGTTAAGCCTGAG CCAGGGAGTACAATGAGTATGGTAATGGGAGCCACACCTGGAGGTCCTAGCAACTACAGAAAGCGTACCTATCATGATCGCATACTGGATGACCTTGAATCAAGCTTGCAGGCACATTCTGTAGAGTTGGCAATTGCCAGAGGTACTCCAGGGTTGACAAAAGATGGGACATCACTTCTGGTTGCTGTACAGTCACTACTCTTACTCATGACACAG GTTAGCCGTGCAGGTGTTGTGAGTCCAGTAACTAGGCTTGTTGTTAACATTCTACATGAGCTCATAGCTGCCCCATACAGCCACACCCTCCTCACCCTGACTCCTCCTGCATTACTGCCTAATTTGGTGCCTCTCCTGTCACCACCGGATGCTTTCACATATGCTGAATTGTTGGCAATCACTGCTCCCAAGCCCACCTGTCAGTCTGGCCTGGCCAAGGATTTCATTGGTGATTTCATTGGTGCCCAAACCCCGGCCCAGGCTGCTGGAGCAAGAAGAGCAGCAGCCAAGCTCCTCTGTGTTCAGCGGAACCTGGCCTTGGCTAATGAATCTTTCACAGAACTGACTCTGTGA